The following coding sequences lie in one Bacteroides helcogenes P 36-108 genomic window:
- a CDS encoding MFS transporter, producing MSQQKKQWGAIIIMIALFAMIAFVTNLCSPMAVIVKNDFGASNVLSQIGNYGNFIAYLVMGIPAGMLIAKFGYKKTALIGLLVGIIGILVQWFSGHVGKESAFVVYLIGAFISGFTMCILNCVVNPMLNLLGGGGNKGNQLIQIGGVFNSSAAVAVYIIMGALIGDASKAHIADATPALMIALAIFIIGFIVILFTKIEEPEQAPVDTSLIKGAMKYRHFVLGILAIFLYMGIEVGTPTYILQYLSSAPDASTPGLGMDAGIVGLIVAVYWLMMLVGRFVGGTIGGKISSRKMITVVSITSLVLVAFGMFAPVDVTVNVPGIDWAKLELIWAEVPVGIFAFLLVGLCTSVMWGGIFNMAVEGLGKYTAIASGIFMTMVFGCAVMVAIQGWLADLTDYMTSYWVVLFCAAYILFYALIGSKNVNSEK from the coding sequence ATGAGTCAACAAAAAAAACAATGGGGAGCTATCATTATTATGATTGCGCTCTTCGCAATGATTGCTTTCGTTACCAACCTCTGCTCGCCGATGGCAGTCATCGTAAAGAACGATTTCGGCGCCAGTAATGTGCTTTCTCAAATCGGCAACTACGGAAACTTTATCGCTTACCTTGTTATGGGTATTCCAGCCGGTATGCTCATTGCCAAGTTCGGTTATAAGAAAACGGCTCTTATCGGCTTACTCGTAGGAATTATCGGCATTCTTGTCCAATGGTTCAGCGGCCACGTAGGCAAAGAAAGCGCTTTCGTGGTTTATCTTATCGGTGCTTTCATCAGCGGTTTCACCATGTGTATCCTTAACTGCGTAGTTAACCCAATGCTGAACCTCCTTGGTGGTGGTGGAAATAAAGGAAACCAGCTTATCCAAATCGGTGGCGTCTTTAACAGTAGTGCTGCCGTAGCTGTATATATTATCATGGGGGCTTTAATCGGAGATGCTTCTAAAGCTCATATTGCCGACGCTACACCAGCATTGATGATTGCACTGGCAATTTTCATTATCGGTTTCATCGTCATCCTATTTACCAAAATCGAAGAACCTGAACAAGCTCCGGTAGATACCAGCCTTATCAAAGGTGCTATGAAATACCGCCACTTCGTTCTCGGTATTCTCGCCATTTTCCTGTATATGGGAATTGAAGTAGGAACTCCGACTTACATACTTCAATATCTGTCTTCAGCACCTGATGCAAGCACTCCGGGTTTAGGCATGGATGCCGGCATCGTTGGACTTATAGTTGCCGTTTATTGGCTGATGATGCTTGTAGGCCGTTTTGTCGGTGGCACTATTGGAGGAAAGATTTCAAGCAGAAAGATGATTACGGTGGTTTCCATCACCAGCCTCGTACTCGTAGCTTTCGGAATGTTTGCTCCTGTAGATGTCACAGTAAATGTTCCGGGCATAGATTGGGCTAAGTTAGAGCTTATTTGGGCGGAAGTGCCAGTGGGAATATTCGCATTTCTTCTTGTTGGACTGTGCACCAGTGTAATGTGGGGCGGTATATTCAATATGGCAGTCGAAGGGCTTGGCAAATACACTGCAATCGCCAGTGGAATCTTTATGACAATGGTATTCGGCTGTGCGGTTATGGTAGCCATCCAAGGTTGGTTGGCTGATCTTACCGACTACATGACCAGTTATTGGGTAGTGCTCTTCTGCGCCGCTTATATTCTGTTCTACGCTTTAATAGGTTCAAAGAACGTCAACTCGGAAAAATAA
- the galK gene encoding galactokinase, producing MDIENVRSRFIKHFDGTTGAVYASPGRINLIGEHTDYNGGFVFPGAIDKGMIAEIKPNGTDTVKAYSIDLKDYVEFGLKEEDAPKASWARYIFGVCREMMKRGVNVKGFNTAFAGDVPLGAGMSSSAALESTYAYALNDLFGDNKIDKFELAKVGQATEHNYCGVNCGIMDQFASVFGKQGSLIRLDCRSLEYQYFPFNPKGYRLVLVDSVVKHELASSAYNKRRQSCEAAVAAIQKKHQHVEFLRDCTMEMLEEAKADISAEDYMRAEYVIEEIQRVLDVCDALEKGDYETVGQKMYETHHGMSKLYEVSCEELDFLNDLAFDCGVTGSRVMGGGFGGCTINLVKDELYSTFIEKAKDEFKNKFGRSPKIYDVVISDGARRLE from the coding sequence ATGGATATAGAGAACGTAAGAAGCCGTTTCATCAAACATTTTGACGGAACAACAGGAGCAGTTTATGCTTCTCCGGGACGTATCAACCTTATTGGTGAGCATACAGATTATAATGGTGGCTTCGTGTTTCCGGGGGCTATTGACAAAGGGATGATCGCAGAGATAAAGCCAAACGGAACAGATACCGTAAAAGCTTATTCCATTGACTTGAAAGATTACGTGGAATTCGGCTTGAAAGAAGAAGATGCTCCTAAAGCCAGTTGGGCAAGATATATTTTCGGAGTATGTCGGGAAATGATGAAACGTGGAGTAAACGTAAAAGGTTTCAATACAGCTTTTGCCGGTGATGTGCCTCTTGGCGCGGGAATGTCATCCTCGGCTGCATTGGAAAGCACCTATGCTTATGCTTTAAACGACTTATTCGGTGACAACAAAATAGATAAGTTTGAATTGGCAAAAGTGGGACAGGCTACAGAGCACAACTATTGTGGCGTGAATTGCGGTATTATGGATCAATTTGCTTCTGTATTCGGCAAACAAGGCAGCCTCATCCGGCTGGATTGCCGTTCACTGGAATATCAATATTTCCCATTCAATCCTAAAGGTTATCGTTTGGTTCTTGTTGACTCAGTTGTTAAACATGAACTGGCATCTTCAGCATATAATAAACGCCGACAAAGTTGCGAAGCAGCAGTTGCAGCCATTCAGAAAAAGCATCAGCATGTAGAATTCTTACGCGACTGTACAATGGAAATGTTGGAAGAAGCCAAAGCGGACATCAGCGCAGAAGATTACATGCGTGCCGAATATGTCATCGAAGAGATTCAACGTGTACTTGATGTTTGCGATGCGTTGGAGAAAGGTGACTACGAAACCGTAGGTCAAAAGATGTATGAGACTCACCATGGCATGAGTAAACTGTATGAAGTAAGTTGTGAAGAACTCGATTTCTTGAACGACCTTGCTTTTGACTGCGGAGTTACCGGCTCTCGTGTGATGGGTGGCGGCTTTGGCGGATGTACTATCAATCTGGTAAAAGATGAACTGTATAGCACATTCATAGAAAAAGCCAAAGATGAATTCAAAAATAAATTTGGCAGAAGTCCTAAAATCTATGATGTAGTCATTAGTGACGGCGCACGCAGATTGGAATAA
- a CDS encoding transketolase family protein, protein MNDNRLMNRAADNIRILAASMVEKANSGHPGGAMGGADFINVLFSEFLVYDPENPAWEGRDRFFLDPGHMSPMLYSTLALAGKFTIDELKEFRQWGSPTPGHPERDIMRGIENTSGPLGQGHAYAVGAAIAAKFMKARFEEVMDETIYAYISDGGVQEEISQGAGRIAGALGLNNLIMFYDANDIQLSTETKDVTIEDTGKKYEAWGWKIITINGNDPDAIRNALNEAKAEKERPTLIIGHTVMGKGARKADGSSYEANCATHGAPLGGDAYVNTIKNLGGDPTNPFIFFPEVAELYAKRTAELKKIMAGKYAAKAAWAKANPEKAAKLELFFSGKAPEVNWAAIEQKANVATRAASATVLGALATQVENMIVASADLSNSDKTDGFLKKTHAFKKGDFSGAFFQAGVAELTMACCCIGMALHGGVIPACGTFFVFSDYMKPAIRMAALMEVPVKFIWTHDAFRVGEDGPTHEPVEQEAQIRLMEKMKNHKGHNSMLVLRPADAEETTMAWKLAMENMATPTGLIFSRQNIANLPAGNDYTQTAKGAYIVAGSDANPDIILVASGSEVATLVAGAELLRKDGIKLRIVSVPSEGLFRSQVLGYQESIIPGNIKVFGLTAGLPVNMSGLVGNNGKVWGLESFGFSAPYKVLDEKLGFTAENVYKQVKEMLQ, encoded by the coding sequence ATGAATGACAACAGACTTATGAACCGTGCAGCGGATAATATCCGTATTCTCGCTGCATCCATGGTTGAAAAGGCCAATTCCGGACACCCCGGTGGCGCCATGGGGGGAGCTGATTTTATAAACGTGCTCTTTTCCGAGTTCCTTGTATATGACCCTGAAAATCCGGCATGGGAAGGCCGCGACCGTTTCTTCCTCGATCCGGGACACATGTCACCGATGCTTTATTCCACTTTGGCACTGGCGGGCAAATTCACGATAGATGAGTTGAAAGAGTTCCGTCAATGGGGAAGTCCCACTCCGGGACATCCTGAACGTGACATCATGCGCGGCATCGAAAATACTTCCGGGCCATTAGGACAGGGACATGCCTATGCAGTAGGTGCAGCCATAGCCGCCAAATTCATGAAAGCCCGTTTTGAAGAAGTGATGGATGAAACCATCTATGCATATATCTCTGATGGCGGCGTTCAGGAAGAAATTTCCCAGGGAGCCGGACGTATCGCCGGAGCACTTGGATTGAACAATCTCATCATGTTCTACGATGCCAATGACATCCAGCTTTCTACTGAAACCAAAGATGTGACTATTGAAGATACCGGCAAGAAATATGAAGCATGGGGATGGAAAATCATCACAATCAACGGTAATGATCCTGATGCAATCCGCAACGCTTTAAATGAAGCTAAAGCAGAAAAAGAACGGCCGACTTTAATTATCGGCCATACTGTCATGGGAAAAGGCGCACGCAAAGCAGACGGAAGCAGCTATGAAGCCAACTGTGCCACTCATGGTGCTCCCCTCGGCGGAGATGCCTATGTCAATACAATCAAAAACCTTGGCGGAGATCCCACCAACCCATTTATTTTCTTCCCCGAAGTGGCTGAACTATATGCAAAGCGCACTGCCGAACTAAAGAAAATCATGGCAGGGAAATATGCGGCCAAAGCCGCATGGGCAAAAGCCAATCCGGAAAAGGCCGCTAAGTTGGAGCTCTTCTTTTCCGGCAAAGCCCCTGAAGTAAATTGGGCGGCTATCGAACAAAAAGCTAACGTCGCAACACGCGCTGCTTCCGCTACTGTATTGGGAGCTCTTGCCACTCAGGTAGAAAATATGATTGTTGCATCCGCCGACTTGTCCAACTCAGACAAGACTGATGGTTTCCTGAAGAAAACCCATGCTTTTAAAAAAGGCGATTTCAGTGGAGCCTTCTTTCAGGCAGGCGTTGCCGAGCTGACTATGGCATGCTGCTGTATCGGTATGGCGTTGCACGGCGGTGTCATTCCCGCATGTGGAACCTTCTTTGTATTCTCTGACTATATGAAACCGGCCATACGCATGGCAGCCCTTATGGAAGTGCCTGTGAAGTTTATCTGGACACATGATGCCTTCCGTGTAGGTGAAGACGGACCTACTCATGAGCCGGTAGAACAGGAGGCACAAATACGCCTGATGGAAAAAATGAAAAACCACAAAGGGCATAATTCCATGCTTGTACTCCGCCCCGCCGATGCGGAAGAAACCACTATGGCATGGAAACTTGCTATGGAAAACATGGCTACTCCGACAGGATTGATTTTCTCCCGTCAGAATATTGCAAATCTGCCGGCCGGAAATGATTATACACAAACTGCCAAAGGAGCTTATATCGTAGCGGGTTCAGACGCAAATCCGGATATTATCCTTGTAGCTTCCGGCTCGGAGGTAGCGACATTGGTAGCCGGCGCCGAGCTGTTGCGCAAAGACGGCATCAAGCTACGCATTGTTTCCGTTCCGTCCGAAGGCTTGTTCCGCAGTCAGGTTTTAGGCTATCAGGAGAGCATTATCCCCGGCAACATTAAGGTATTCGGCTTGACAGCCGGCCTGCCTGTAAATATGTCAGGACTGGTAGGCAACAATGGCAAAGTATGGGGATTAGAATCTTTCGGTTTCTCCGCACCTTATAAAGTGCTGGACGAAAAGCTTGGCTTCACGGCCGAAAACGTGTATAAACAAGTAAAGGAGATGTTGCAATGA
- the rpiB gene encoding ribose 5-phosphate isomerase B codes for MKTIGICSDHAGYELKQYVKTWLEAKDWEYKDFGTYSPESVDYPDFAHPLALAVEAGECYSGIAICGSGNGISMTLNKHQGIRAALCWTPEISGLARQHNDANVLVMPGRFITNQEADSIMERFFSTPFEGGRHQRRIEKIPV; via the coding sequence ATGAAAACAATAGGAATTTGTTCTGACCACGCTGGATATGAACTGAAACAATACGTAAAGACATGGCTGGAAGCCAAAGACTGGGAATACAAGGATTTCGGCACTTATTCGCCGGAAAGTGTGGACTATCCAGACTTTGCCCATCCGTTAGCTTTGGCCGTTGAGGCGGGAGAATGCTATTCGGGAATCGCAATCTGTGGCAGTGGAAATGGCATCAGCATGACGCTGAACAAGCATCAGGGTATTCGTGCCGCTTTATGCTGGACACCTGAAATTTCAGGTCTGGCACGTCAGCACAATGATGCCAATGTGCTCGTAATGCCAGGACGCTTCATCACCAACCAAGAGGCGGACAGCATCATGGAAAGATTCTTCTCTACCCCGTTTGAAGGCGGACGCCATCAACGGAGAATCGAGAAAATTCCTGTATAA
- a CDS encoding tetratricopeptide repeat protein has protein sequence MEQLNTIKELINQGNVEQAIQQLDQILQTDLPEKDKAYYLRGNAYRKQGNWQQALNNYQYAIDLNPESPARHAHKMAMNILNFFNKDMYNQ, from the coding sequence ATGGAGCAACTTAATACCATAAAAGAGCTTATCAATCAGGGAAATGTAGAGCAAGCCATCCAACAGCTTGACCAAATATTACAAACAGATCTTCCTGAGAAGGATAAAGCCTATTATCTGCGAGGGAATGCATACCGCAAGCAGGGCAATTGGCAACAAGCATTGAACAATTACCAATATGCTATCGACCTTAATCCGGAAAGCCCTGCCCGACACGCCCATAAAATGGCAATGAACATTCTGAACTTCTTCAATAAGGATATGTACAATCAATAA
- a CDS encoding 4Fe-4S dicluster domain-containing protein: protein MAKVKGAIVVDTERCKGCNLCVVACPLKVIALAKEVNMKGYNYAQQIIEDTCNGCSSCATVCPDGCISVYKVKVE, encoded by the coding sequence ATGGCAAAAGTCAAAGGAGCAATCGTTGTGGACACTGAGCGTTGCAAGGGCTGCAACCTGTGCGTGGTAGCTTGTCCGCTTAAGGTAATAGCCCTCGCCAAAGAGGTAAATATGAAAGGGTATAATTATGCCCAGCAAATAATAGAAGATACATGCAACGGATGTTCATCCTGTGCAACCGTATGTCCTGACGGATGTATCTCCGTATATAAGGTAAAAGTTGAATAA
- a CDS encoding 3-methyl-2-oxobutanoate dehydrogenase subunit VorB, whose translation MAEEVVLMKGNEAIAQAAIRYGVDGYFGYPITPQSEVLETLAELKPWETTGMVVLQAESEVAAINMVYGGAGSGKMVMTSSSSPGVSLKQEGISYLAGAELPCLIVNVMRGGPGLGTIQPSQADYFQTVKGGGHGDYRLIALAPASVQEMADFVGLAFDLAFKYRNPAIILADGVIGQMMEKVVLPTQKPRRTDAEVIAQCPWATTGKTNDRKPNIITSLELKPEEMEKNNIRFQAKYKEIEENEVRFEEINCDDAEYLIVAFGSMARIGQKAMEMAREEGIKVGILRPITLWPFPTKAISAYANKVKGMLVTELNAGQMIEDVRLAVNGKVKVEHFGRLGGIVPDPDEIVAALKNMLA comes from the coding sequence ATGGCAGAAGAAGTTGTATTAATGAAAGGAAACGAAGCCATTGCCCAGGCAGCTATCCGTTATGGAGTGGACGGTTACTTCGGTTATCCTATTACACCCCAATCAGAGGTATTGGAAACTCTCGCTGAACTGAAGCCGTGGGAAACAACCGGTATGGTGGTATTACAGGCAGAAAGTGAAGTGGCAGCTATTAATATGGTATATGGCGGCGCCGGAAGTGGAAAAATGGTAATGACCTCCTCCTCCAGCCCCGGAGTTAGTTTGAAACAAGAAGGCATTTCTTACTTGGCAGGCGCCGAGTTACCTTGTTTGATTGTAAATGTAATGCGCGGGGGACCGGGTTTAGGAACTATCCAGCCAAGTCAGGCAGATTATTTTCAAACGGTAAAAGGTGGAGGTCATGGTGACTATCGCCTGATTGCACTTGCTCCTGCTTCGGTACAAGAGATGGCAGACTTCGTAGGATTGGCATTCGACCTCGCCTTCAAGTATCGTAATCCTGCAATCATACTTGCCGATGGCGTTATCGGTCAAATGATGGAAAAAGTAGTTCTTCCCACACAAAAGCCACGACGCACCGATGCGGAAGTTATCGCACAATGCCCGTGGGCCACAACCGGAAAAACCAATGACCGCAAGCCCAATATCATTACTTCTCTTGAGTTGAAGCCCGAAGAAATGGAAAAGAATAATATCCGCTTCCAAGCCAAATATAAAGAGATTGAAGAAAATGAAGTACGTTTTGAAGAAATCAATTGTGATGATGCCGAATATCTGATTGTAGCCTTCGGCTCTATGGCACGTATCGGCCAGAAAGCGATGGAGATGGCACGCGAAGAAGGAATCAAAGTAGGCATACTCCGCCCCATCACATTGTGGCCATTCCCTACCAAAGCCATTTCCGCCTATGCCAACAAAGTGAAAGGCATGCTTGTAACCGAGTTGAATGCGGGGCAAATGATTGAAGATGTCCGTCTTGCCGTAAACGGCAAAGTGAAAGTAGAGCATTTCGGCCGCCTCGGTGGTATCGTGCCTGACCCTGACGAAATAGTAGCTGCATTAAAAAATATGTTGGCATAA
- a CDS encoding thiamine pyrophosphate-dependent enzyme — MTKEDIIKPENLVAKKPTLMNDNPMHYCPGCSHGVVHKLIAEVIEEMGLEDKAIGISPVGCAVFIYNYIDIDWQEAAHGRAPALATAIKRLWPDRLVFTYQGDGDLACIGTAETIHALNRGENITIIFINNAIYGMTGGQMAPTTLVGMKTSTSPYGRDVHLHGYPLKMADIAAQLEGTAYVTRQSVQTVPAIRKAKKAIRKAFENSMAGKGSNLVEIVSTCNSGWKMSPEKSNTWMEEHMFPFYPLGDLKDK, encoded by the coding sequence ATGACAAAAGAAGATATTATCAAACCTGAGAATCTGGTTGCAAAAAAACCGACTCTTATGAACGATAATCCCATGCATTATTGTCCGGGATGTAGCCACGGCGTAGTTCATAAACTGATTGCCGAGGTAATTGAAGAAATGGGACTGGAAGACAAAGCAATAGGTATCTCCCCCGTGGGATGCGCCGTGTTTATCTACAATTATATAGATATTGACTGGCAAGAGGCTGCGCATGGGCGTGCGCCCGCACTGGCCACCGCCATAAAACGCCTTTGGCCTGACCGATTGGTATTTACCTATCAGGGGGATGGTGACTTGGCCTGCATCGGCACTGCCGAAACCATTCATGCATTGAACCGTGGAGAGAACATCACCATTATTTTCATCAACAATGCCATTTACGGCATGACCGGCGGACAGATGGCCCCCACTACCCTTGTCGGCATGAAAACCTCCACAAGCCCTTATGGACGCGATGTACATCTGCATGGATACCCGTTAAAAATGGCTGACATTGCAGCCCAACTGGAAGGAACAGCTTACGTTACCCGCCAAAGTGTACAGACCGTCCCGGCCATCCGAAAAGCCAAAAAGGCGATCCGCAAAGCATTCGAGAATTCTATGGCAGGAAAAGGCTCCAACCTTGTAGAAATAGTTTCTACATGTAATTCCGGTTGGAAGATGTCTCCCGAAAAGTCAAACACATGGATGGAAGAACACATGTTCCCATTTTATCCATTGGGTGACCTGAAAGATAAATAA
- a CDS encoding 2-oxoacid:acceptor oxidoreductase family protein, whose protein sequence is MKEEIIIAGFGGQGVLSMGKILAYSGLMEGKEVTWMPAYGPEQRGGTANVTVIVSDDKISSPILSKYDAAIILNQPSLEKFESKVKSGGVLIYDGYGIINPPTRKDIHVYRIDAMDAANEMNNAKAFNMIVLGGLLKLKPMVTLDSVLRGLKKTLPERHHHLIPMNEEAIKKGMELIREMK, encoded by the coding sequence ATGAAAGAAGAGATCATAATAGCAGGCTTTGGTGGACAAGGTGTATTGTCCATGGGAAAGATTTTGGCATACTCCGGGCTAATGGAAGGTAAGGAAGTTACTTGGATGCCGGCCTACGGACCGGAACAACGCGGTGGCACAGCCAATGTAACCGTTATTGTGAGCGATGATAAAATTTCCTCGCCCATCCTCAGCAAATATGACGCTGCCATCATCCTGAACCAACCCTCATTGGAAAAGTTTGAAAGCAAAGTCAAATCAGGCGGTGTGCTGATTTATGACGGTTATGGCATCATAAATCCGCCTACCCGCAAGGACATACATGTATATCGCATTGACGCCATGGATGCCGCCAATGAAATGAACAATGCCAAGGCATTCAATATGATTGTGTTGGGAGGCTTACTGAAACTCAAACCAATGGTCACATTGGACAGTGTACTCAGAGGCCTAAAGAAAACACTTCCCGAACGCCACCATCACCTGATACCTATGAACGAGGAAGCAATTAAAAAAGGTATGGAACTGATCCGGGAAATGAAATAA